The following coding sequences are from one Zonotrichia albicollis isolate bZonAlb1 chromosome 13, bZonAlb1.hap1, whole genome shotgun sequence window:
- the FAAP24 gene encoding Fanconi anemia core complex-associated protein 24, translated as MTTKANSPVTAGSIVVPLGHVIGNEKWRGSELAQRLQGKVRLIFEDGLGLVDFHLPNRTCILLISEADLVAGDEFKRRLVKFRNASSLRGIVIVEKTPISDQYYLGVQKLVVLELGMVLLPVANQGEASQLIIQLMREQSRDRGSNPFVGRQRARPAEPAVLQALQRIPGVGRTKALLLLQHFGSIHRLCNADSHELEQAVGSTVAQQIYTFLHS; from the exons ATGACAACAAAAGCAAACTCTCCTGTGACAGCAGGATCTATAGTTGTCCCTTTAGGGCATGTCATTGGAAACGAGAAGTGGAGAGGCTCGGAGCTGGCCCAAAGGCTACAAG GGAAAGTTAGACTCATCTTTGAAGATGGCTTGGGACTGGTGGACTTTCATCTTCCAAACAGAACTTGCATTTTACTTATTTCTGAAGCAGATTTGGTTGCAGGGGATGAATTCAAACGAAGATTGGTGAAGTTTAGAAAT GCCAGCAGTCTGAGGGGAATTGTAATCGTAGAGAAAACCCCAATCAGTGATCAGTACTACCTAGGAGTGCAAAAACTTGTGGTACTCGAACTTGGCATGGTGTTGCTTCCTGTGGCAAATCAAGGAGAAGCTTCTCAGCTTATTATTCAACTA ATGCGGGAGCAGAGCCGGGATCGCGGCTCCAACCCGTTCGTGGGCCGGCAGCGCGCCCGGCCGGCGGAGCCCGCGGTGCTGCAGGCGCTGCAGCGCATCCCCGGCGTGGGCAGAACtaaagctctgctcctgctgcagcacttcGGGAGCATCCACCGCCTCTGCAACGCGGACAGCCACGAGCTGGAGCAGGCAGTTGGATCAACAGTAGCACAACAGATTTATACTTTTCTACATTCCTGA